One stretch of Thermanaerosceptrum fracticalcis DNA includes these proteins:
- a CDS encoding C1 family peptidase: MNNFIPGVIPSPPDPRDWQYAKLTSPISLPRKYRCKIIPLPPRDQGPKGTCVGQAGANTNEILQYKERGTAERLSSLYIYSMCKQLDGYPDMEGTFLRVLMKVLTKYGAPPENKMPYFTTWTVPPIPSDTIHALARPNRVKTYAKVQTERELKQALVEQGPVPIAMMITSDFFNAQNGVVPKEASGTLLGGHAMTLIGYDDDARLYEVINSWGYHPCTKQGHNFIPYELLHKPSLAMDLPIPVLMEAFSVVDMIEIRLPRDVTISDRYIGLKLNGEYIDLDIPAVIIEDVGRAYFPIRELEKLGFEVQWVESTSTIELKTK; the protein is encoded by the coding sequence ATGAATAACTTTATACCTGGTGTAATACCTTCTCCCCCGGACCCACGGGACTGGCAGTATGCAAAACTGACCAGTCCTATTTCTTTGCCCCGGAAGTACCGATGCAAAATTATACCGCTACCTCCTCGGGACCAAGGCCCGAAAGGAACCTGTGTCGGCCAGGCCGGAGCAAATACAAACGAGATATTACAATATAAAGAGAGAGGCACAGCAGAAAGACTCTCATCCCTGTATATCTATTCAATGTGCAAGCAACTGGACGGGTACCCGGATATGGAAGGAACCTTTCTTCGAGTCCTCATGAAAGTGCTTACCAAGTACGGGGCACCACCTGAAAACAAAATGCCTTACTTCACTACCTGGACCGTTCCCCCTATTCCTTCCGATACAATTCACGCTTTGGCCAGGCCCAACCGGGTTAAAACTTATGCTAAAGTGCAAACCGAGCGTGAATTAAAACAGGCCCTTGTCGAACAGGGACCTGTGCCCATTGCTATGATGATTACCTCAGATTTTTTCAATGCCCAAAATGGTGTAGTGCCCAAAGAGGCAAGCGGTACGCTCCTGGGCGGTCATGCCATGACGCTGATTGGCTATGACGATGATGCCAGACTGTATGAAGTGATAAACTCCTGGGGATATCATCCCTGCACAAAGCAGGGACATAACTTTATACCTTATGAATTGTTACATAAACCTTCCCTGGCCATGGACCTGCCTATTCCTGTGCTTATGGAAGCTTTTTCTGTAGTTGATATGATTGAAATACGCCTTCCACGGGATGTAACGATATCTGATCGTTATATCGGCCTCAAACTGAACGGTGAATACATAGACCTTGACATTCCCGCTGTCATCATAGAAGACGTTGGCAGGGCATATTTCCCGATTCGGGAATTAGAAAAATTAGGCTTTGAGGTTCAGTGGGTAGAAAGTACTTCTACCATAGAACTGAAAACAAAGTAG
- a CDS encoding peptidoglycan DD-metalloendopeptidase family protein, with protein sequence MKTLPLKNPRISQEYGRKSASYKKGYHTGIDLVAGENNKYVYSAGSGTVLRARYQSGPKGADPSGWGNYVIVRQKDGHDVLYAHLSQVLVVPGVEISEGEALGLQGSTGNSTGPHLHFEVWSGSWENRNDINPADYLGIKNDVGPVEHIRKEEKENVERVEVVERGKVFDAIRHNGKVYVELRAYAERDGKKVDWDESIKMAIVSGGKLEEIKEILQE encoded by the coding sequence ATGAAGACACTTCCTCTGAAAAATCCCCGCATCTCCCAGGAATATGGACGCAAAAGCGCCAGCTACAAAAAGGGCTATCATACTGGTATTGACCTGGTAGCCGGTGAAAATAACAAATATGTATACTCTGCAGGGTCAGGAACGGTTTTGCGTGCTAGATACCAGTCCGGTCCAAAGGGAGCAGATCCATCAGGTTGGGGAAACTATGTGATAGTACGCCAAAAGGATGGGCACGATGTGCTGTATGCACACTTATCACAGGTATTGGTCGTCCCCGGAGTTGAAATATCGGAAGGCGAAGCCCTGGGTTTGCAAGGCAGCACAGGCAACAGCACTGGACCTCATCTTCACTTTGAAGTATGGTCCGGCTCCTGGGAGAACAGAAACGATATTAACCCGGCCGACTACCTGGGCATAAAAAATGATGTGGGCCCCGTGGAACACATTCGGAAGGAGGAAAAAGAAAATGTTGAAAGGGTTGAGGTGGTAGAGAGGGGGAAGGTTTTCGATGCCATTCGCCACAACGGCAAGGTGTACGTGGAGCTAAGAGCATACGCCGAGCGGGACGGGAAAAAAGTAGACTGGGACGAAAGCATCAAAATGGCCATTGTTTCCGGTGGAAAACTGGAAGAAATAAAAGAAATATTGCAAGAGTAA
- a CDS encoding phosphoadenosine phosphosulfate reductase family protein, with the protein MLNDPKYDGIFMGLRAEESRPRRISLYTRQDKGLPPFCHRYTTGKRRNMIRCCPLAQWTTEDVGGYILQHGIPFLDWYALHDEGFKERTTARLTGDSVRQNSLFWLKKHKPENFNILAQRFPEFRMYV; encoded by the coding sequence CTGCTCAACGACCCTAAGTATGACGGTATCTTTATGGGCCTGCGGGCAGAAGAAAGCAGGCCCAGGAGAATCTCTCTTTACACTCGGCAAGACAAAGGCCTCCCTCCTTTTTGTCACAGATATACCACGGGAAAAAGACGCAATATGATACGTTGTTGTCCCCTGGCTCAGTGGACCACGGAAGACGTAGGGGGATATATTCTGCAACACGGTATCCCGTTTCTTGATTGGTATGCTTTGCATGATGAAGGTTTTAAAGAGCGCACCACTGCCCGCCTGACGGGGGACTCAGTGCGGCAAAACTCGCTTTTCTGGCTAAAAAAACACAAACCGGAAAACTTCAATATTCTCGCCCAAAGGTTCCCGGAATTCAGAATGTACGTATGA